A single genomic interval of Streptomyces showdoensis harbors:
- a CDS encoding DUF5994 family protein, with protein MTDTGIPSKQSRLLPDEVHRAVGPGTALLRLETTGSRQSLLDGAWWPRSRDAEREIPPLITALTEHLGPITRVGLDASAWNGLPTRLTVDDRVVHLDSFSVGDDTVLITRGDNDHFSLMVVPPATTPEAARTAMARAVHADNVTRAADILLAELPHAAAPSGSASPDDHEAPGRRPFEPPRGTTAPKRSGQ; from the coding sequence ATGACCGACACAGGCATTCCCTCCAAGCAGTCACGCCTCCTGCCGGACGAGGTCCACCGGGCCGTCGGACCGGGCACCGCGCTGCTCCGGCTGGAGACGACGGGATCCCGGCAGAGCCTCCTCGACGGCGCGTGGTGGCCGCGCTCGCGCGACGCCGAGCGGGAGATCCCCCCGTTGATCACCGCCCTGACCGAACACCTCGGGCCCATCACCCGAGTCGGCCTCGACGCCTCCGCCTGGAACGGCCTCCCCACTCGCCTGACCGTCGACGACCGGGTCGTGCACCTCGACTCCTTCTCCGTCGGCGACGACACCGTCCTGATCACCCGCGGCGACAACGACCACTTCTCCCTCATGGTCGTCCCGCCCGCCACCACGCCCGAGGCCGCCCGCACGGCAATGGCCCGCGCGGTCCACGCCGACAACGTCACCCGGGCCGCCGACATCCTCCTCGCCGAACTCCCCCACGCCGCAGCCCCGTCGGGCAGTGCGTCCCCGGACGACCACGAAGCCCCGGGTCGCCGACCCTTCGAACCGCCGCGGGGCACGACAGCCCCCAAAAGGTCTGGACAATGA
- a CDS encoding ATP-binding protein: protein MTKPSAPKRFLPTSPFKAPVTPPPKQFAVGDQVTHDVHGLGRVTGIEVGIAAVVDFGSVQERIPSPYAKMSKL from the coding sequence ATGACAAAGCCCAGTGCACCGAAGCGCTTCTTGCCCACCAGCCCCTTCAAAGCCCCGGTTACGCCGCCCCCCAAGCAGTTCGCCGTAGGCGACCAGGTCACACACGACGTGCACGGCCTCGGCCGGGTCACCGGCATCGAGGTCGGGATAGCGGCGGTCGTGGATTTCGGCTCAGTGCAAGAGCGGATCCCGAGTCCGTACGCCAAGATGAGCAAGTTGTAG
- a CDS encoding MerR family transcriptional regulator has translation MTADDSYDRLDDDDYPAYTMGRAAEMLGTTPAFLRALGEHRLITPLRSEGGHRRYSRYQLRIAARARELVDQGTPIEAACRIIVLEDQLEDAQRINAEYRRAIETVHPSAAA, from the coding sequence ATGACAGCAGATGACTCGTACGACCGTCTCGACGACGACGACTATCCCGCCTACACGATGGGCCGGGCCGCCGAAATGCTCGGCACCACCCCCGCCTTCCTGCGGGCCCTGGGTGAGCACCGTCTGATCACCCCGCTGCGCTCCGAGGGCGGCCACCGCCGCTACTCCCGCTACCAGCTGCGCATCGCCGCCCGCGCCCGGGAACTCGTCGACCAGGGAACCCCGATCGAAGCCGCCTGCCGCATCATCGTCCTGGAAGACCAGCTCGAAGACGCCCAGCGCATCAACGCCGAATACCGCCGCGCCATCGAAACGGTCCACCCGTCGGCCGCGGCTTGA
- a CDS encoding ATP-binding protein, with protein sequence METMSVGIAIDHPAGSIARARDRARSFLDGLMPALASEAADTVVLVVSELVTNALRHGGGICVLDLAARPGGMVAVHDPSPHAPRMRTPGLDGGTGGFGWPMVRRGTGEPSRGRGAGAGA encoded by the coding sequence ATGGAAACGATGAGCGTCGGCATCGCGATCGACCACCCTGCGGGTTCCATCGCCCGGGCGCGTGACAGGGCCCGGTCCTTCCTCGACGGGCTCATGCCGGCGCTCGCGTCCGAGGCCGCCGACACCGTGGTCCTGGTGGTCTCGGAACTCGTCACCAATGCCCTGCGGCACGGCGGCGGCATCTGCGTCCTGGACTTGGCCGCCCGTCCGGGCGGCATGGTGGCCGTGCACGACCCCAGCCCCCATGCCCCGCGCATGCGTACCCCCGGCCTCGACGGCGGAACTGGAGGCTTCGGGTGGCCCATGGTCAGGCGAGGGACGGGGGAACCGTCGCGGGGACGGGGCGCAGGTGCAGGAGCCTGA
- a CDS encoding STAS domain-containing protein has product MSTSSAAPILSAALAAPAPPVVHDSGADTAPGVIVVDSCTTLGTTLVVRLAGEIDHFTAAPLRALLASAADDGCTGLVLDASRVTFCDSGFLAVLDWWPQQGRRLRLANPSRAVQHLLNAVAPARRQRAHAGSLTAAGRS; this is encoded by the coding sequence GTGAGTACTTCAAGCGCCGCACCGATACTGTCCGCCGCTCTCGCCGCCCCCGCTCCTCCCGTCGTGCACGACTCGGGCGCGGACACCGCGCCCGGCGTCATAGTCGTCGACTCCTGCACCACCCTCGGCACCACCCTGGTCGTCCGCCTCGCCGGAGAGATCGACCACTTCACCGCCGCCCCGCTGCGGGCACTGCTGGCCTCGGCGGCCGACGACGGCTGCACCGGGCTCGTCCTGGACGCCTCCCGGGTCACCTTCTGCGACTCCGGCTTCCTGGCCGTCCTCGACTGGTGGCCCCAGCAGGGACGTCGTCTCAGACTCGCGAACCCCTCCCGGGCCGTTCAGCACCTTCTGAACGCCGTTGCACCAGCACGACGGCAGCGGGCCCATGCAGGCTCCCTGACGGCGGCAGGCCGGTCATGA
- a CDS encoding DUF5994 family protein, whose translation MTATLAPSYSARLSLTPKTTLAGLLDGAWWPRSRDLAAELPPLVDALEECFGRITRVTVNPTRWPVVPHKVAVAGHTVHVGWFTEQDPDKMILLSYTVGRVDLLVIPPETEPAAATRLMAAAAVPGSVLTAGVLMSDEAATGRRMRDARSSEDVWETDGGAALPPLRHPVVGARMIPLPKNTRW comes from the coding sequence ATGACCGCCACCCTCGCACCCTCGTATTCGGCGCGCCTGTCGCTGACGCCGAAGACCACACTCGCCGGTCTCCTGGACGGCGCCTGGTGGCCTCGCTCGCGTGACCTCGCCGCTGAGCTTCCGCCCCTGGTCGACGCGCTGGAAGAGTGCTTCGGACGCATCACACGGGTGACGGTGAACCCCACCCGCTGGCCCGTCGTCCCGCACAAGGTCGCCGTCGCCGGGCACACCGTGCACGTCGGCTGGTTCACCGAACAGGATCCCGACAAGATGATCCTGCTCTCCTACACCGTCGGCCGCGTCGACCTGCTGGTGATACCGCCCGAGACCGAACCCGCCGCGGCCACTCGGCTCATGGCGGCCGCCGCCGTCCCCGGCAGCGTCCTCACCGCCGGTGTCCTGATGTCCGACGAAGCAGCGACCGGCCGCCGCATGCGCGACGCCCGCAGCAGCGAGGACGTCTGGGAGACGGACGGAGGAGCCGCCCTGCCGCCCCTCCGGCACCCGGTCGTCGGCGCGCGGATGATTCCGCTGCCGAAGAACACGCGGTGGTGA
- a CDS encoding PP2C family protein-serine/threonine phosphatase, translated as MTVGRYEDGDPDRSESFGEMLLGGLLDHAHALPPDRVGPALADAIVQIGGREVRILLQDYGQRNLVPLAGDGLADGDPVPIDGSAAGRCFLTSRPVEVPVVEGVRVHVPLLDGGDQAGVLAVTLDAVDDDTRRLLRRLAALGSDIIRTKNGYTDLFFRTRRGEPMSVAAEIQWSLLPPLAMTMPRVAVAGVLEPAYDVAGDSFDYALNDDVLHLAMIDAMGHGLDAATMATVTIGAYRHARRTSVELSEIYLFMDRAVAEQFAPDHFATAQMLRLDTGTGRLQWVNAGHPAPMLIRHHRVVRRLDSPTTLPVGFGGDQPQVSEVALEPGDRILCFTDGLVEEHESGQEEFGEDQLINWVNQLDRADREVHAVARDLSHTLKRARGEATSDDATLLLVEWRG; from the coding sequence ATGACCGTCGGACGGTACGAGGACGGGGATCCCGACCGCTCGGAGAGCTTCGGGGAGATGCTGCTGGGCGGGCTCCTGGACCACGCCCACGCGCTGCCGCCCGACCGGGTGGGGCCGGCTCTCGCGGACGCGATCGTACAGATCGGGGGCCGCGAGGTGCGGATCCTGCTCCAGGACTACGGCCAGCGGAATCTGGTCCCCCTGGCCGGGGACGGACTGGCGGACGGCGATCCCGTGCCCATCGACGGTTCGGCGGCCGGTCGCTGCTTCCTCACCTCGCGTCCGGTCGAGGTACCGGTGGTCGAGGGGGTGCGGGTCCACGTCCCGCTGCTCGACGGCGGCGACCAGGCCGGCGTCCTGGCCGTCACCCTCGACGCGGTCGACGACGACACCCGCCGCCTCCTGCGCAGGCTGGCGGCCCTGGGCTCCGACATCATCCGGACCAAGAACGGCTACACCGACCTCTTCTTCCGCACCCGCCGCGGCGAACCGATGAGCGTCGCCGCCGAGATCCAGTGGTCGCTCCTGCCGCCGCTGGCCATGACGATGCCCCGCGTCGCCGTCGCCGGAGTCCTGGAACCCGCCTACGACGTGGCCGGCGACAGCTTCGACTACGCCCTGAACGACGACGTCCTCCACCTCGCCATGATCGACGCCATGGGCCACGGCCTCGACGCCGCGACCATGGCGACCGTCACCATCGGCGCGTACCGGCACGCCCGCCGCACCAGCGTCGAACTCTCCGAGATCTACCTCTTCATGGACCGGGCCGTCGCCGAACAGTTCGCCCCCGACCACTTCGCCACCGCCCAGATGCTGCGGCTCGACACCGGCACCGGCCGCCTCCAGTGGGTCAACGCCGGGCACCCCGCCCCCATGCTGATCCGCCACCACCGCGTCGTACGCCGCCTCGACAGCCCCACCACCCTCCCCGTCGGCTTCGGCGGAGACCAGCCGCAGGTCAGCGAGGTGGCACTCGAACCCGGGGACCGGATCCTATGCTTCACCGACGGTCTGGTCGAGGAACACGAGAGCGGGCAGGAGGAGTTCGGCGAGGACCAGCTGATCAACTGGGTGAATCAGCTGGACAGGGCGGACCGGGAGGTACACGCGGTGGCGCGGGACCTGTCCCACACCCTCAAGCGGGCACGCGGCGAGGCCACTTCGGACGACGCCACGCTCCTCCTGGTCGAGTGGCGCGGGTGA
- a CDS encoding DUF5994 family protein yields the protein MADANVSPHHVPAPQRLLPDEIHRSVGPGTALLRMETTGSRQSLLDGAWWPRSRDVERELPSLLTALTEYLGPVTRVGLDASAWNGIPTRLVVDGRVVHLDSFPVGDDTVLITRGDNDHFSLMVVPPDTPPEAARAAMARAVHADNITQATELLGATLPPSATERGGAA from the coding sequence ATGGCCGACGCGAACGTTTCCCCCCACCACGTCCCGGCGCCCCAGCGCCTCCTGCCGGACGAGATCCACCGGTCGGTCGGGCCGGGCACCGCGCTGCTCCGGATGGAGACGACGGGATCCCGGCAGAGCCTCCTCGACGGCGCGTGGTGGCCGCGCTCGCGTGACGTCGAGCGGGAGCTCCCGTCGCTGCTCACCGCCCTGACCGAGTACCTCGGGCCCGTCACCCGGGTCGGCCTGGACGCCTCCGCCTGGAACGGCATCCCGACCCGCCTGGTGGTCGACGGCCGGGTCGTGCACCTCGACTCCTTCCCCGTCGGCGACGACACCGTCCTGATCACCCGCGGCGACAACGACCACTTCTCCCTGATGGTCGTCCCGCCGGACACACCACCGGAGGCCGCCCGCGCGGCCATGGCCCGCGCGGTCCACGCCGACAACATCACGCAGGCCACCGAGCTCCTCGGTGCCACGCTTCCCCCGTCGGCGACCGAGCGGGGAGGAGCGGCATGA
- a CDS encoding tail fiber domain-containing protein has product MSPVGAVNGFAVLDAVAALPVGTWRYLWEPEGVRHLGPMAQDWHAAFGFNPDDTRIPVVDGLGVSLVCIQALQRHVEDLRAEVAVLREAVAGTPSGAGR; this is encoded by the coding sequence GTGTCCCCGGTCGGCGCGGTCAACGGCTTCGCCGTCCTGGACGCCGTGGCCGCGCTGCCGGTCGGCACCTGGCGCTACCTCTGGGAGCCCGAGGGCGTCCGTCACCTCGGGCCGATGGCCCAGGACTGGCACGCCGCATTCGGTTTCAACCCGGACGACACCAGGATCCCCGTCGTCGACGGCCTCGGCGTGTCCTTGGTCTGCATCCAGGCGCTCCAGCGCCACGTGGAGGATCTCAGGGCCGAAGTCGCCGTGCTGCGCGAGGCCGTGGCGGGCACTCCGTCCGGGGCGGGGCGATGA
- a CDS encoding 2OG-Fe(II) oxygenase: protein MSTDAIWRLPVTVCRITGFLGERTAGLLLERAIASTGDRLKPSLVRDRELAPDLRRSRSCSDFQAPELLAAIDDVREAVEHVLGVDCRRAEPSYGLNVHNDGDFYGPHQDTSVAYSPRRLLTFVYYLHRTPRPFGGGELRVFDAALPLHTETTGEWEERTWRDWEPEHDSVVFFLPTAWHEVRPVVCPGKQHEDSRFAVNGWLCAPDPTHRGGDECR from the coding sequence GTGTCCACGGATGCGATCTGGCGGCTCCCGGTGACGGTCTGCCGCATCACCGGGTTCCTGGGCGAGAGGACGGCCGGCCTCCTGTTGGAGCGTGCCATCGCCTCCACCGGCGACCGGCTCAAGCCTTCCCTGGTCCGGGACCGGGAGCTGGCCCCTGACCTGCGCAGATCCCGGTCGTGCTCGGACTTTCAGGCACCCGAGCTACTGGCGGCCATCGACGACGTACGAGAGGCAGTCGAGCACGTTCTGGGAGTCGACTGCCGCCGCGCCGAGCCCAGTTACGGTCTCAACGTGCACAACGACGGTGACTTCTACGGGCCGCACCAGGACACCAGCGTCGCGTACTCCCCCCGCCGTCTGCTCACCTTCGTGTACTACCTGCACCGCACGCCCCGGCCGTTCGGGGGCGGCGAGCTGCGCGTCTTCGACGCCGCCCTGCCGCTGCACACCGAGACCACCGGGGAGTGGGAGGAACGTACCTGGCGGGACTGGGAGCCCGAGCACGACAGCGTCGTCTTCTTCCTGCCCACCGCCTGGCACGAGGTGCGCCCGGTCGTATGCCCCGGAAAGCAGCACGAGGACAGCCGCTTCGCCGTCAACGGCTGGCTGTGCGCCCCCGACCCGACGCACCGCGGGGGCGACGAGTGCCGGTGA
- the dcd gene encoding dCTP deaminase: MLLSDKDIRAEIDAGRVRIDPYDESMVQPSSIDVRLDRFFRVFENHRHPHIDPAIEQLDLTREVEPEGDEAFILHPGEFVLASTYEVITLPDDIASRLEGKSSLGRLGLVTHSTAGFIDPGFSGHVTLELSNLATLPIKLWPGMKIGQLCMFRLSSPAEFPYGSERYGSRYQGQRGPTASRSYMNFHRTQV; encoded by the coding sequence GTGCTTCTCTCAGACAAGGACATCCGGGCCGAGATCGACGCCGGACGGGTGCGCATCGACCCGTACGACGAATCCATGGTGCAGCCCTCGAGCATCGACGTGAGGCTTGACCGCTTCTTCCGGGTGTTCGAGAACCACCGCCACCCCCACATCGACCCCGCCATCGAGCAGCTGGACCTGACGCGCGAGGTGGAGCCGGAGGGGGACGAGGCGTTCATCCTGCACCCCGGCGAGTTCGTGCTCGCGTCGACCTACGAGGTCATCACCCTGCCGGACGACATCGCCTCGCGCCTGGAGGGGAAGAGCTCCCTGGGACGGCTCGGGCTCGTCACGCACTCGACCGCCGGGTTCATCGACCCCGGCTTCTCGGGACACGTGACCCTGGAGCTGTCGAACCTGGCCACCCTGCCGATCAAGCTCTGGCCGGGGATGAAGATCGGGCAGCTGTGCATGTTCCGGCTGAGCTCGCCCGCCGAGTTCCCGTACGGCAGCGAGCGCTACGGCTCCCGGTACCAGGGCCAGCGGGGGCCGACGGCCTCCCGCTCCTACATGAACTTCCATCGGACCCAGGTGTGA
- a CDS encoding phosphoribosyltransferase produces the protein MSEVRENLTYEGFGTAVRELAQTIADDGYEPDIVLSIARGGVFVAGGLAYALDCKNIHLVNVEFYTGVGTTLEMPVMLAPVPDAIDFSDKKVLITDDVADTGKTLKLVHDFCVDHVAEVRSAVIYEKSHSLVKCEYVWKKTDEWINFPWSVEPPVVKREGQVLDA, from the coding sequence ATGAGTGAAGTACGCGAGAACCTGACGTACGAGGGCTTCGGGACCGCCGTCCGCGAGCTCGCCCAGACCATCGCCGACGACGGCTACGAGCCCGACATCGTGCTCTCCATCGCCCGCGGCGGCGTCTTCGTCGCCGGCGGTCTGGCCTACGCCCTCGACTGCAAGAACATCCACCTCGTGAACGTGGAGTTCTACACCGGCGTCGGCACCACCCTGGAGATGCCGGTCATGCTGGCCCCCGTGCCGGACGCGATCGACTTCAGCGACAAGAAGGTGCTCATCACCGACGACGTCGCCGACACGGGCAAGACGCTGAAGCTCGTCCACGACTTCTGCGTCGACCACGTCGCCGAGGTCCGCTCCGCCGTCATCTACGAGAAGTCGCACTCCCTCGTGAAGTGCGAGTACGTGTGGAAGAAGACGGACGAGTGGATCAACTTCCCGTGGAGCGTCGAGCCGCCCGTCGTGAAGCGCGAGGGCCAGGTCCTCGACGCCTGA
- a CDS encoding Yip1 family protein: protein MSQLCRTPAPRSERPSGPGTFMDVAGFRNGRGRAGGPPQQPQQPQRPQRPQQAPYGYQAAPPPYPQQQYPPQQQAYGEPEYFGDPHAHPQQHQQPYAAANNPGHTQMFSVDDPYAQGGPAPAPVPTGPRLPWKQLLSGIVLRPADTFLQMRDHAVWGPALIVTFLYGLLAIFGFEKTGDETVDPTVSAALITALAFVLGGLILGSVTHTLARQLGGEGAWQPTVGLSMLIMSIADTPRLVFAAFLGGENGLVQVLGWATWLATGALFTVMVSRSHDLPWPKALGASAIQLVALLSLIKLGTL, encoded by the coding sequence ATGTCACAGCTCTGCCGCACTCCGGCTCCGAGGAGCGAACGCCCGTCGGGACCGGGTACGTTCATGGACGTGGCTGGATTCAGGAACGGACGCGGCCGGGCCGGTGGCCCCCCGCAGCAACCGCAACAACCGCAGCGCCCTCAGCGCCCGCAGCAGGCTCCGTACGGGTACCAGGCGGCCCCGCCGCCGTACCCGCAGCAGCAGTACCCACCGCAGCAGCAGGCGTACGGCGAGCCCGAGTACTTCGGCGACCCGCACGCGCACCCGCAGCAGCACCAGCAGCCGTACGCGGCGGCGAACAACCCGGGCCACACCCAGATGTTCAGCGTCGACGACCCGTACGCGCAGGGCGGGCCGGCACCCGCGCCCGTGCCGACGGGCCCCCGGCTCCCCTGGAAGCAGCTCCTGAGCGGCATCGTGCTCCGCCCGGCCGACACGTTCCTGCAGATGCGGGACCACGCCGTGTGGGGTCCGGCGCTGATCGTCACGTTCCTCTACGGACTCCTCGCGATCTTCGGCTTCGAGAAGACCGGCGACGAGACGGTCGACCCGACGGTCTCGGCCGCCCTGATCACGGCCCTCGCCTTCGTGCTCGGTGGCCTGATCCTGGGATCGGTGACCCACACCCTCGCGCGCCAGCTGGGCGGCGAGGGGGCCTGGCAGCCGACGGTCGGCCTGTCGATGCTGATCATGTCGATCGCGGACACGCCCCGCCTGGTCTTCGCGGCCTTCCTGGGTGGCGAGAACGGCCTGGTGCAGGTCCTCGGCTGGGCGACCTGGCTGGCGACCGGCGCGCTGTTCACGGTGATGGTGAGCCGCTCGCACGACCTCCCGTGGCCGAAGGCGCTGGGCGCGTCGGCGATCCAGCTGGTGGCACTGCTGAGCCTGATCAAACTCGGCACGCTGTAG
- a CDS encoding heterodisulfide reductase-related iron-sulfur binding cluster: protein MQLAAIIVSLALTVVGVALLARAIGQFVRYFKLGQPVPAGTRTDNPYQRSVTLVREFLGHTRMNRWGIVGFAHWFVAVGFLTLPPTLAQAFGQLFQADWTLPVIGGFLPFELYIEFIGVMTILGIAVLMVIRLLSLPGRAGRKSRFAGSKAGQAYFVEYVILTIGLAIYVLRGLEGAIHHVEHYEAAYFASYPLVLAFKGLSVATLQNLIYFTAMVKISTSFIWMIVVSLNTNMGVAWHRFLGFPNIWFKRNATGETALGALQPMTSGGKPIDFEDPGEDDVYGVSQVEQFSWKGLLDFSTCTECGRCQSQCPAWNTGKPLSPKLLIMSLRDHAHAKAPYLLAGGGKTMEGEEKASEEQLKDVPAAALAEAERPLIGTAEENGVIDPDVLWSCTTCGACVEQCPVDIEHIDHIVDMRRYQVMIESAFPSEAGTMLKNLEKKGNPWGLAKKQRVEWTKEVDFEVPIVGKDVEDLSEFDYLYWVGCAGALEDRAKKTTKAFAELLNIAGVKFAIMGGDEKCTGDSPRRLGNEPLFQQLAQENVAMLNMAFGEDDEDESTKKPKSAKKIVSTCPHCFNTIANEYPQLGGEYEVIHHTQLLQHLIDEGKLVPVTPVDGLITYHDPCYLGRHNKVYTPPREIMSAVPGLRQQEMHRHKERGFCCGAGGARMWMEERIGKRINTERVDEALSLNPDIVSTACPFCLVMLTDSVNGKKNDGKAKESLQVVDVAQLLLESVKTPVDPEPAAEPEPEPEPAA from the coding sequence ATGCAACTCGCCGCGATCATCGTGTCGCTGGCCCTGACCGTGGTCGGCGTTGCCCTGCTCGCTCGCGCCATCGGTCAGTTCGTCCGCTACTTCAAGCTCGGCCAGCCGGTCCCGGCCGGCACCCGGACCGACAACCCCTACCAGCGCAGCGTGACGCTCGTCCGGGAGTTCCTGGGCCACACGCGCATGAACCGCTGGGGCATCGTGGGCTTCGCCCACTGGTTCGTCGCCGTCGGCTTCCTGACCCTGCCGCCCACCCTGGCGCAGGCCTTCGGCCAGCTCTTCCAGGCCGACTGGACGCTGCCGGTCATCGGCGGCTTCCTGCCGTTCGAGCTGTACATCGAGTTCATCGGCGTCATGACCATCCTCGGCATCGCCGTGCTCATGGTCATCCGACTGCTGAGCCTCCCGGGCCGGGCCGGCCGCAAGTCGCGCTTCGCCGGCTCCAAGGCGGGCCAGGCGTACTTCGTCGAGTACGTCATCCTCACCATCGGCCTCGCGATCTACGTGCTGCGCGGCCTCGAGGGCGCGATCCACCACGTGGAGCACTACGAGGCCGCGTACTTCGCCTCGTACCCGCTGGTCCTCGCCTTCAAGGGCCTGAGCGTCGCGACCCTGCAGAACCTGATCTACTTCACCGCCATGGTCAAGATCAGCACCTCGTTCATCTGGATGATCGTGGTCTCGCTGAACACCAACATGGGCGTCGCCTGGCACCGCTTCCTCGGCTTCCCGAACATCTGGTTCAAGCGCAACGCGACCGGCGAGACCGCCCTCGGCGCGCTCCAGCCGATGACCTCGGGCGGCAAGCCGATCGACTTCGAGGACCCGGGCGAGGACGACGTCTACGGCGTCTCCCAGGTCGAGCAGTTCTCCTGGAAGGGCCTGCTCGACTTCTCCACCTGCACCGAGTGCGGCCGCTGCCAGTCGCAGTGCCCCGCCTGGAACACGGGCAAGCCGCTCTCCCCCAAGCTCCTCATCATGTCGCTGCGCGACCACGCCCACGCCAAGGCGCCGTACCTGCTCGCGGGCGGCGGCAAGACCATGGAGGGCGAGGAGAAGGCCTCCGAGGAGCAGCTGAAGGACGTCCCCGCCGCGGCCCTGGCCGAGGCCGAGCGCCCCCTCATCGGCACCGCCGAGGAGAACGGCGTCATCGACCCCGACGTCCTGTGGTCCTGCACCACCTGCGGCGCCTGCGTCGAGCAGTGCCCGGTCGACATCGAGCACATCGACCACATCGTCGACATGCGCCGCTACCAGGTGATGATCGAGTCCGCGTTCCCGTCCGAGGCGGGCACGATGCTCAAGAACCTGGAGAAGAAGGGCAACCCCTGGGGCCTGGCGAAGAAGCAGCGCGTCGAGTGGACCAAGGAGGTCGACTTCGAGGTCCCGATCGTGGGCAAGGACGTCGAGGACCTCTCCGAGTTCGACTACCTCTACTGGGTCGGCTGCGCCGGCGCCCTGGAGGACCGGGCCAAGAAGACCACGAAGGCCTTCGCCGAGCTGCTCAACATCGCGGGCGTCAAGTTCGCGATCATGGGCGGCGACGAGAAGTGCACCGGTGACTCCCCCCGCCGCCTGGGCAACGAGCCGCTGTTCCAGCAGCTCGCGCAGGAGAACGTCGCCATGCTGAACATGGCGTTCGGCGAGGACGACGAGGACGAGTCGACGAAGAAGCCGAAGTCGGCGAAGAAGATCGTCTCGACCTGCCCGCACTGCTTCAACACCATCGCCAACGAGTACCCGCAGCTCGGCGGCGAGTACGAGGTCATCCACCACACCCAGCTGCTCCAGCACCTCATCGACGAGGGCAAGCTGGTCCCGGTGACCCCGGTCGACGGCCTGATCACGTACCACGACCCGTGCTACCTGGGCCGTCACAACAAGGTCTACACGCCGCCGCGCGAGATCATGTCCGCCGTCCCCGGCCTGCGCCAGCAGGAGATGCACCGCCACAAGGAGCGCGGCTTCTGCTGCGGCGCCGGCGGTGCCCGGATGTGGATGGAGGAGCGCATCGGCAAGCGCATCAACACCGAGCGCGTCGACGAGGCCCTCTCGCTCAACCCGGACATCGTCTCCACCGCCTGCCCGTTCTGCCTGGTCATGCTCACGGACTCGGTGAACGGCAAGAAGAACGACGGCAAGGCGAAGGAGAGCCTCCAGGTCGTCGACGTGGCCCAGCTGCTCCTGGAGTCGGTGAAGACCCCGGTCGACCCGGAGCCGGCCGCCGAGCCGGAGCCGGAGCCCGAGCCGGCCGCGTAG
- a CDS encoding sugar transferase — protein sequence MTAKRAVDVAGGLTLLAVLSPLIALVALSVALGTSSTRGVLRRRPVAGRGGRTFTMLTFRTKSPLATLPLLLHVVRGEMSLVGPCPLTPGHRESTGDGRRRLSVRPGMTGLWQISGRSELPWEERELLDLHYVDHHWLGMDLVILARTLPAVRRRRHAEPAARVA from the coding sequence ATGACGGCGAAACGCGCGGTCGACGTGGCGGGCGGGCTGACCCTGCTGGCCGTCCTCTCCCCGCTGATCGCCCTCGTCGCCCTCTCCGTCGCCCTCGGGACCAGCAGCACGCGCGGAGTGCTGCGCCGCCGCCCGGTCGCGGGCCGGGGCGGCCGGACCTTCACGATGCTGACCTTCCGCACGAAGAGCCCGCTGGCCACGCTGCCCCTGCTGCTGCACGTCGTACGGGGCGAGATGTCCCTGGTGGGACCGTGCCCGCTGACGCCCGGACACCGGGAGTCCACCGGGGACGGGCGGCGCCGGCTCTCCGTACGCCCGGGGATGACGGGGCTGTGGCAGATCAGCGGGCGCTCGGAGCTGCCCTGGGAGGAGCGCGAGCTGCTCGACCTCCACTACGTGGACCACCACTGGCTCGGCATGGATCTGGTGATCCTTGCGCGTACGCTTCCTGCAGTCCGACGCCGCCGCCACGCGGAACCGGCGGCAAGGGTTGCCTGA